One genomic window of Pirellulales bacterium includes the following:
- the tpiA gene encoding triose-phosphate isomerase, protein MRKKFIAGNWKMNLNCAGAVALAEAVVKRAGEFPQVEVALCPPFVYLEAVRGAIGKSSVGLGAQNMFQEPKGAFTGEISAAMLVDCGCKYVILGHSERRDILGESNAEVNHKLTAALKAGLSPIVCVGEHLDEREGGMTSAVIRSQFEGSFANISAQQMEKTVIAYEPVWAIGTGKVATPEQAEAVHADLRKLIESRYNEQVASAVRIQYGGSVKPSNAGELMAQPNIDGALVGGASLVAEDFIGIIASCGS, encoded by the coding sequence GAAAATGAATTTGAACTGTGCCGGGGCGGTGGCCTTGGCGGAGGCGGTGGTGAAGCGGGCTGGGGAATTTCCCCAGGTCGAGGTGGCCCTGTGTCCGCCGTTTGTGTATTTGGAAGCGGTTCGCGGCGCGATCGGCAAAAGCAGCGTTGGGCTGGGCGCGCAGAATATGTTTCAGGAACCGAAAGGGGCGTTCACCGGCGAAATTAGCGCGGCCATGCTCGTCGATTGCGGCTGCAAGTACGTGATTTTGGGCCACAGCGAGCGGCGCGACATCTTGGGCGAATCGAACGCCGAGGTCAACCACAAGTTGACCGCCGCTTTGAAAGCCGGTCTTTCGCCAATAGTGTGTGTCGGCGAGCATTTGGATGAACGCGAGGGGGGGATGACATCGGCGGTGATACGCTCGCAGTTCGAAGGGAGCTTCGCCAACATTTCGGCCCAGCAAATGGAGAAAACGGTCATTGCTTATGAGCCCGTGTGGGCCATCGGCACGGGCAAAGTTGCCACGCCGGAGCAAGCGGAAGCGGTGCATGCCGATCTTCGCAAATTGATCGAAAGCCGGTACAATGAACAGGTTGCGTCGGCCGTGCGAATTCAATACGGCGGGAGCGTAAAACCCTCCAACGCCGGTGAGTTGATGGCACAGCCCAATATCGACGGCGCGCTGGTGGGCGGGGCCAGTCTGGTGGCTGAAGATTTTATCGGCATCATTGCAAGTTGTGGATCGTAA